The Gordonia mangrovi genome includes the window CTGTCCCCCGACGACGAGGACGCCTACCGCCTCCTCCCGACCATGCTGAGTGTGCGGGCCACCGTCCGCGCCCATGTCGAGGCCGCCGAAGGGCACGCCGACACTGCGCGCCACTACCTCGATCTCGCGTTGGGTGTCCTCGACGCGGTGCCCGCCCGGCTGATCGCGTTCGGCGGCGGATCGGGGACGGGCAAGTCGACGTGGGCGCGCGCCGTCGGCGGACTCGTCGGTCAGGCACCCGGGGCACGCATCCTGCGCAGCGATGTGCTGCGCAAACGTCTTGCCGGAGTCCCCCTGTTCACGCGGCTGCCGGAGGCTGCCTACCGCACCGAGACCAGCCGGAGGGTGTATGCCGAGATCAACCGGCTGGCCGTTCCACTGCTGCGCGGCGGTATGAGCGCGATCGCCGACGCCGTCTATGCCCGCGACGACGACCGCGCCGCCATCGCGGGCGTGGCGACCGCTGCTGGGGTGGGGTTCACCGGAATCTGGCTCGAGTTGTCGGAATCCGAGCGGATCGCCCGGGTCGCCGCGCGCACGGCAGACCCGTCGGATGCCGACGCGACGATCGTGCGCCGGCAGAGCCCGTCATTGCCGACGCCGGCCGACTGGACGGTGGTCGACGCGGGTCCGGCACCCGATCCCACACGGGTGCTGTAGGTCTCAGGCGCGGGGTCTTCGTCGCGCGGTGGTACCGACCGCTGGTCGAGTAGCCGAGGAGCCTGCGACGAGGCGTATCGACACCCGACGACACAAAACCGCTGGCATACCCAGACCCGACGACACAAACCGCTGGTCGAGTAGCCGAGGAGCCTGCGACGAGGCGTATCGAGACCCGGCGCCATGGAGTTTGGGTAGCCAAACCTAACCCCAACGAACGCGAGCAGATCCGCGTCCGATATCGTTTCGGCCGTGCCGACTGGTGCACATGAATCTCGAGAGAAGGGCGCAGACGTGGGAAGTACGGAATCCATTCTGGAACTCGGTTATTGGCTGTCCGGAACCGATGTCTACAACAATGTGTGGCTACCGATCTGGGATGTGATCGCGGGAACCCACAACGCGCTCTTCCCGTTCCTGCCTCCGCTGTGGACGACCAACGGCTGACGGATCGGGCGCATCTGATCGGCTACTTGCGCTCCCTGAGTCCGGGGAGCGCAAGAAGCCGGGTCAGGTCCGCGGCTTGACCAGCGGGAACAGGATCGTCTCGCGGATACCGAGTCCGGTCAGCGCCATCAACAGCCGGTCGATGCCCATCCCGGTGCCCGCGGTCGGCGGCATGCCGTACTCCATCGCGGCGAGGAACTCCTCGTCGAGACGCATCGCCTCGTCGTCTCCGGCGGCAGCCAGCCGGGCCTGATCGACAAATCGCTCGCGCTGGATCACCGGGTCGACGAGTTCGGAGTAGCCGGTGGCCAGTTCGAAGCCGCGCACATACAGATCCCATTTCTCGGCGACGCCGGGCACCGTGCGATGGGCACGCACCAGCGGCGACGTCTCGACCGGGAAGTCGCGGACGAACACCGGTTGGGAAAGGCGTTCTCCCACCATGTGCTCCCACAGCTCCTCGACGAGCTTGCCGTGGCCGTACCCCTTGTCCTTCGGGACCTCCAGACCCACCCGGTCGGCGATCGTGAGCAGTTCGTCGACACTCGTGCCGGCATCGCCGCTCATCGGGACGATCTCCTGGCCCAGCGCCTCCGACAGCGACGGGTACATCTGAAGCGACGTCCACTCGCCGGACAGGTCGTACTCGCTGCCATCGGCCATCATCGGGGTCAGCGTGCCCAGCGCACCCTGCGAGACCTCTTGCACGAGTTCGCGGGTCATCACCGCGGCATCGTCGTAGGTGCCGTAGGCCTGATAGGTCTCGAGCATCGCGAATTCCGGCGAGTGGGTGGAGTCCGCGCCCTCGTTGCGGAAGTTGCGGTTGATCTCGAAGACCCGCTCGATACCGCCCACGATGCACCGCTTCAGGAACAACTCCGGTGCGATACGCAGATACAGATCCATGTCGAAGGCGTTGGAGTGGGTGACGAACGGTCGCGCCGCCGCACCACCGTGCAGCGTCTGCAGCATCGGCGTCTCGACCTCGAGGAAGCCTCTGCGGCCCAGCGCATTTCGCAGCTCGGACATCACCGCGATGCGGGTGCGGGCGTTCGCCCGGGCCTCCGGGCGCATGATGAGGTCCACGTAGCGCTGCCGGACGCGGGTTTCCTCGTTCATCTCCTTGTGGGCGACGGGCAAGGGCCGCAACGCCTTCGACGCCATCTCCCACGAATCGGCCATCACCGACAGCTCACCGGTGCGCGAGCTGATCACCTCGCCGTGCACGTACACGATGTCGCCGAGATCCACCTGGGCCTTCCACCGGACCAGCGCGTCCTCGCCGACGCCGTTGAAGCTGATCATCGCCTGCAGCTGGGTGCCGTCACCTTCCTGCAGGGTTGCGAAGCACAACTTGCCCTTGTTGCGTAGGAAGATGATGCGGCCCGCGACGCCGACGATCTCGCCGGTCTCGGTGCCCGCCTCGAGGTCGGGGTGGGCGGCCCGGATCTCCGACAGACTGTGCGTGCGCGCGATGGAGACCGGGTAGGCCTCGCGTCCTTCGCCCAGAATGGCCTCGCGCTTCTCCCGACGGATCCGGAGTTGTTCCGGCGTGTTGTCGTCGGCAGCGTCTGCGGGCGCGTTCTGCGTGGTAGGAGTGTTGCTCACCCCCGAGACCTTATCGGAATCAGGTGTCGCGCCCGTTGCCCGGTCGAGCTGGGTGGCGACTCGGTTCAGTGGGCCGAGATCGCGGCGAGTTCCTGCTCGCTGATGGTGCCGACGACGCGGGCCCGCCGCAGGGCGCGGTACCCGCCGACGACGAACACGGCGCCGGTGATGCCGCGCGCCTGCAGATGCCAGGCCAGCCACTCGGCCTCGTGGCCGTCGTCGCTGATCAGCAGCCAGCGGGCATCGGCGTGTGCGCTGCTCAGCGACTCCGGGGTGCCCGGCGTGAGGCGGGTGAGGAGTTCGGCGGCATCGATGGCCAGTGCACCGGACAGGACGCCGTCGGCCTGACGTTTACGCTGGCTGCGCACGTCGACGGGCGTCGTTCCCGAGGCGACGAGAGCGGCGTAGTCGGTCGCCTGCGCCGACAGCGGGGCAGCGCCGGCGGAGGAAGTGACAGTGGTGACGGGGGTACCGAGGACGGCGGTCATGTGAGGTCCTGTGAGAGTGATCGAGTGAGCGGGGGTCGTCGAAGAAGGGCGGCCGCAGATGCGGAACTCAGCCCTGACAACACTCCAGACAGCTCATGATCACGGCGAACAGTGTGCCACAGATCGTCGCGGGGCACCAGACCCGGAGCCCGCCTCAGCGCCGCCGCTGCTGCTTGGACCGTTCGTAGACCAGCCGCAGTCCGTCGAGGGTCAGGTAGGGGTGATGGGCGGTGAGGGTCTCGCACTCGTCGAACATCAGCGGCGCGAGGAACCCGGTGGCCACCACGGCGACGTCGTCGGAGTCGAAGCCGTCGATGGTGTCGCGGACGCGGTCCACCAGCGCGTCGACCTGGCCGGCAAACCCGTAGAGGATGCCCGACTGCAGCGCTTCGACGGTGTTCTTGCCCAGCACACTGCGCGGCGGCATCAACTCCACCTTGCGCACGGTCACGGTGTGTTCGGAAAGCGCCTCCACCGCGAGGTTCACGCCCGGCGCGATGGCACCACCGAGGAATTCGCCCTTCGTCGAGATGGCGTCCACCACGGTGGCGGTGCCGAAGGCCACCACGATGCACGGCCCCTTCGGGTAGTTGTGGTGGGCGGCAACGCAGTTGGCGACGCGGTCGGTGCCGACCTCTTTGGGGTTGTCCACCAGCAGCGGAACCCCGGTCCGCACACCGGGTTCCAGCAGCACGTGGTGATGACCGTCGCCGAAATAGCGCGGCACCATCACCCGCAACTCACGCAACAGCGACGGCACCGTGGACAGCGCCGCGACCCCGGTCACCTGCTCGACGTCGGAGCCCAGCAGGCCGCGGACGAGCAGCGCGAGCTCGTCGGAGGTCAGGTTCGGTTCGGTGTGGATGCGCCAGTCGCGCACCATCGTCGCGTGTTCGCCGGCCCCGGCGAAGACGCCGAGATGGATGTTGGTGTTCCCGACGTCGACGGTCAGCAGCATGGGCGGGGATCAGACGACGGCGTCGACGAGGACGCGCGGATCCCGCAGGCCCGAGCCCTCGGGCACACGCGCGGGATCGTCGCCGGCCTCGAGCACGCGGTTGGCGTCGTCGACGAACACCACCGACGGCGAGTACTCGCGCAGCTCCTGCTCGTTCATGATGCCGTAGGCGATGATGATCACCAGATCGTCGGGGTGTACGAGATGCGCGGCGGCCCCGTTGATCCCGATCACGCCGGAACCACGCTCGCCGGCGATGACGTAGGTCTCGAGGCGGGCGCCGTTGTTGATGTCGACGATGGTGACCTGTTCGCCCTCGAGCAGGTCGGCGGCGTCGAGCAGATCCTGGTCGATGGTCACCGACCCGACGTAGTGCAGGTCGGCCTGGGTGACCCGAACCCGGTGGATCTTCGACTTCATCATGGTGCGGAACATCAGATTCCCTTCGGTGGGTGTTCGGTGTCAGTGGTGTGGTTGTTCGGGGTCGCGGCCGGCAAACCCGGTGCCGATCGCGACGCCGACGTTGTCGATGAGTCGGGCCGGCCCGACCCGTGCGGCCACCAGTAGTCGTCCGTCGCCGCGCTCGGGCGGTGGCTCGAGCTGACGGCCGGTGAGCGCGAGGTAGTCGACCTCGATCTCGGGATGGGCATCGAGCACCGACTGCGCGGCGGCCAGGATCGCATCGCGCCCGCCGGCCGCGGCATGGGCGCCGGCGACCAGCGCAGCCGACAGGGTGGTGGCCAGGTCACGCTGGCGTTCATCGAGGTAGCGATTGCGCGAGGACATCGCCAAGCCGTCCGACTCGCGTACGGTCGGCACGCCCACCACATCGACGTCGAGGTTCAGATCGTCGACCATCTGCTTGATCAGCACCAGCTGCTGATAGTCCTTCTCGCCGAAGTAGGCGGCGTGCGGCGCGACGATGGTCAGCAGCTTGAGGACGACGGTCAGCATGCCGGCGAAGTGCGTGGGACGGGAGATGCCGTCGAGCACGGCACCGGCCGGGCCCGGATGGACCATGCTGCGCTGACCGTGGGGGTACATGTCCGCGACGGTCGGCGCGAACACCAGCTCCACCCCGAGCGGCCGCAGCAGCTCGCAGTCGGCGTCGAAGGTCCGCGGGTAGGCGTCGAGATCTTCGTTGACGCCGAACTGCAGCGGGTTGACGAAGATCGACACGATGACGACGGTGTTGCCGCTGGCCTTCGCGGCCCGGACCAGTTCGAGGTGCCCGGCGTGCAGGGCGCCCATGGTGGGTACGAGCGCCACCCGCTTACCCGCGCGCCGCAGCGCGGCGGTGATCCGGTGCAGTGTCGCCGGATCCCGGTGAACGGTCAGTTCGCCTGGTGTGTACGGTTTGTCGCCGAGATCGGTGGTCATGTCGTCTCCAGCACGTCGATGAGGTCGGCGGGCGCATCGGTGAGCCCGGCGGTCCGGCGCGCCAGCACCCGGTAGGCCTCGGCGATGTCGGTGACACCGGCGCCGTCGGCGGGCAGCGTCCGCAATGCGGCGAGGTGATCGGCGACGGCCTTCGCATCGCCGCGGGCGACCGGACCGGTCAACGCCTGCGGTCCGAGCTCCAACACGTTCTGCAGCGACGCCGTCACCAGCGGTCCGAGAATGCGTTCGGCGAGCATCGCGCCGCTGCCGTCGACGGTGGCCGCCGCCCGCCCGGCCTGCCCGCCACGACCCTCGATCGCCGCGTTGAGAGCGGCCACCGCATCGGTGATGAGAGTGATCAGGTGATTGGCGCCGTGCGCGAGCGCGGCGTGGTACAGCACCCGGTCGGCTTCGGCGATCCGCACCGGCTCGCCGCCCATCTCCAACACCAGCGCCTGGGCGATGGCGTAGCCGACCTCGTCGGCGGCGGTGACGCCGAAGCAGGCCTGCCGCAGCCGGACGGTGTCGTCGGCGGTGCCGACGAAGGTCATCGCCGGATGGATGGCAAGGGGTAGCGCGCCCAGTTCGGCGAGGGGGGTGAGCACGCCGACGCCGGCCGCCCCGGCGGTGTGCGCGACGAGTGTGTTGGGCCGCAGCGCCCCGCTGTGGGCGATCTCCTCGACGACGGCATCGAGTGCGGCGTCGGGAACGGCGACGATCAGAAGTTCCGAACGGGCCACGACGGAGCGCAGGTCCAGGATCTCGGAGTCGGGCAGCCGATCGGTGGCGCGACGCCGAGACGCCTCGGATCGGGCCACCACCGCACCGACCACATGCCCGGCCTGCTCGAGGGCGGCGCCCACTGCTGTGCCGACACGACCGGCGGAGATGAGTCCGACGGTCAGCCGCGCCGGGGTGGGCAGATTCGAGACGCCCGACAGGTAGGGGGCATCTCCGCGCAGCCCGGACGGGCCGAGATCATCGCTCGGTGAGGTCACCGCTGTCCTCCGCTGATAAGTTCCAGTCCCGGCTGAGCTCGGGTACCAGACGTTGCAGAGCAAGACTAGGCCCTGGGTACACCCCGACGCCAATGCCTGTGACAGGTCTCACGCGAGGCTCGCGTCACCGCCACAGAGACCTCAGCCGTCGTCATGGACCCACGGCGCGCGACATGTCTCTGCCCACAGGTGAGGTCGGTCGATGACGGCGGCGGGCGGGTCAGTCCTCTCGGCGACGGCGGCCGCTGCCGGGCGCACCGGACTGCCGCAGCTGGCTGAGCAACTCGGAGACCGGCAGGCCCGCGGAGTGGGCGCTCTCGCTGTCGTCGGTGCGCCGCCGCCGACGTCCCTGCAGTGCCGGGTTCGCCTCGTCGCCGCTGCCCTCGTGGCGTCCCACCGTGGCGAACGGCACCGACTCCGGCGACGGTTCGGGCGCCGCAGTCGCCGAGAGGGGCTCCGCATGGGTCGGTTCGGCGACCTCTGGCGGGGCAACCGGCTCTTCGACCTCGGAGGTGGCGGTCTCGGGTTCGGCCTCCGCCGGCGGCCATTCGTCGGTCGGCGATTCGTCGACGTAGCCACCGGCCGGCGCGGACTCCTCGGCGCTCATCTCGTCGTCGGCGAGGACGGCGTCCTCCACGTGGTCGTCGGCGATCTCGCTGGGCACCTCGGTCGCGATCCGTCCCGAGATCGGCGCCTCGTCGGTGATCACCGGGATCACCTCGGTCATCTCGTTGGGGTCCAGGTCGGCCGGGATACGCCGACCGGCATCGGCGGCCGGTGCGGTGGTCGCGAAATCCTGGGCGGCGCGCACGCTGTCGTCGGTGGCGTAGTCGCGTCCGAAACCGGCGCCGTATCCCGCCCGATAGCCGGTAGCACCGGGCGCGCCGATGCCGGACGCCAGTTCGCGCAGCTTGTCGCTCGGCAGCGCCACCCTCGGGTCGGGCAGCGATTCGCCGAGCAACATTTCCAGACTCGACCGCAGCGCCAGCACCTGGGCCTTCAGGTCGGCGAGTTCTTCGTTGGCCTCGGCGCTGACCTCTTTGCGGACCGTGGTCTCCACGTCGAGTTCGTACTGGCGCCGAGCCGCGATCTCACGCTCGAGCTGCAGTTCGTACACCAGCCGCAGGTCCCGGCTCTTCGCCTCCGCGCTCTCGGCCTGGCGGCGGAACTTGGTCACCAGAATGGCGCCGATCACGGCCGCCCACAGCGCGGCGATCACCGCCAGAGACCCGCTGATCGACAACTGGTCGGTGAAGACCATCAGGATGCTGGCCGCGATGGCGAGCACGATGAGCAGACCCAGCAGCCATTGTCCCACCGATCTACCGGAGCGCCGCGGCTCCGCGGAACGGCCATTCGAGGTCGTCATGATCGTGAACTTACCGTCTGACCGCACTGAAGTAGCACAAGCACTGCGGAGAGTCACGAATCGTTCGGGTGCTATACGCGATGGTCAGGCCGGCCCCGGATGGCCTCCGACAGCGTCTTCCGTCGGGTCATCGGGTGCCCGACAACAATATTCGAGCCACAGGGCGGCCGCCACCAGAAGCACGCCACCGATCAGCCCGACGATCGCGCCGGGCCGGTCGTGCTGCGCAGCCGCGAGATCGTGGCGGGTCCACAGGAACACGAGCAACCCGGTCCAGACGCCGACCGCGATGGCGCCCAGGATTGCCGACGACTTCGCCAGCGCGAACACCCGCGCGGCGGTCAGCGGATGCAGTTGGCCACGCGCGCGACCCACATCGCGGGAGGCCACCCGAGCCCGCACGACGAACGCGATCACCGCCTCGAGTGCGGCGAGGATGTAGAGCACCAAGCCGGCGAGCAGCGGCATCGGCGGCAGACTGCCGTAGTTGTAGCGGACCAGGATCCAGGCCACGATCGCCACCACCACGGCGATGGCCGCGAGGTCACGCACCCGGGTGGGGCCGAGGCCAGATTCCTGGTTCTCCTCCGGTGGACGTCTCGGTGCGGTCATCGTCGCCTCACCGCGGGCAGGTCGTCGACCGGCACCACACCGGCGCGCTCGTCGGGGTCGAGTTCGGCGATCAGATCGGCCACGGGGCGTTCGCCCTGCGGCGTCCAGAGCGTGGCGTCGGGTTCGATGGCCAGCCACGGCACCAGCACGAACGCACGCTGCGCCGCACGCGGATGCGGCAGCGTGAGCGCGGGGTCGTCGCTGCGCACGATCTCGCCGTCGCGGCTGACCGAGATGACGTCGACGTCGAGAGTCCGGGGACCCCACCGCACATCACGGGTACGGTCAGCGGCCTGCTCGAGCTCGTGACAGATGTCGAGCCACTGCCCGGGATTGCGGTCGGCACCGGCGAGCAACGTCACGTTGAAGAAGTCGTCCTGGTCGACGCCGCCCCACGGCGCCGTCGAATACACCGGTGAGACGGCGATGAGGTCGTCGGCGAGGCGTTCGACGACGCCGGCCAGGTGAGCGCGCCGGTCACCGATGTTGGACCCGGCCGAGAGGACGACACGCGAATACGTCATCACATCTGCGACTTTCGGGAGCTCATCGCCTTCCGGGAGCGTCGCGTCACCACCGCGACGTCGGCGAACCGCAGCGGGATGGGCGCCGACGGTTTGTGCACGGTGACCTCGCAGGCGGCGATGCGCTCGTCGTCCATCAGCGCCTCGGCCACCTCCCCACCGACGGCCTCGATCAGGTTGCGCGGCGGCCCGGCGACGATGTCGTGGGCGCGTTGGGCCAGCGCCCCGTAGTCCACGGTGTCGGCGAGGTCGTCGGAGGCGGCGGCCGCGGCCAGGTCGAGCCACAGTGTGACGTCGAGGATGAAGTCCTGCCCGTCGCGCCGTTCGTGTTCGAAGACGCCGTGATTGCCCCGGACGACCAGTCCGCGCAGTTCGATGCGGTCGGTCATCAGCTGTTCCCCACTCCCGTGTGTCGCGTCGGTCCCGGCGCCGCGGCGTCACGCGGTCCGCGCCGTCCGCCGCTGCGCCATGCGCCGGCGACCGCGATGGCGTCGCGACTGCTCGCCACGTCGTGCACCCGCACCGCCCACGCCCCGTCGGCAGCGGCCAGCGTGGAGATGGCGGCGGTCGCGACCTCGCGGCCCGCCGGTGGGCGGGGTTGGCCGTCGCGGGCGAGCAGAGTGCCGAGGAATCGCTTGCGTGAGGCGCCCACCAGCACCGGGAAGCCCAGCCCGACCAGTGTGGGCAGCGCGTGCAGCAACGCCCAGTTGTGGTCGGCGGTCTTGGCGAAACCCAGGCCGGGGTCGAGGATGATCCGGTCGGGGTCGACGCCGGCGTCCACCGCCGAGTCGACCTGGGCGAGCAGTTCCCCGCTGACCTCGGCCACCACGTCGCGGTAGCCGCCGGCGTCGTCGACACCGTGGGTGAACGGTGCACCGGCACGCGCCGCGACCCGGTCGACCGGACGCCAGTGCATCAGAATCCACGGCAGGCCCGAGTCGGCCACGACCCGCGCCATGTCGGCGTCGGCCCGCCCGCCGGAGACATCGTTGATGACCGTGACCCCGGCATCGATGGCGGCCTCGGCCACCGCGGCCCGCATGGTGTCCACCGACAGCGGCACACCGGCATCGGCGAGACCTTTGATGACCGGCGCGACCCGCGCCGCCTCCACCTCCGGGTCCACGCGGGTGGCGCCCGGGCGAGTGGATTCGCCACCCACGTCGATCAGATCGGCGCCCTGGGCGATCAGGTCGTGCCCGTGGGCGATCGCCGCGTCGAGGTCCAGGTAGCGGCCGCCATCGGAGAAGGAGTCGGCGGTGACGTTGATGACCCCCATCACGAGGGTGCGGTCGGCATCCAGACGCATCGGGTGGTGGTGACCGCTCAGGTCCGCGAGATCAGGTCGAGCGCCTCGCCGCGCGAGATGGCGCTGGTCTTGAACAGTCCGCGCACCGCCGACGTGGTGGTGGTGGCGCCCGGTTTGCGGATGCCACGCATCGCCATGCACAGATGCTCGGCCTCGATCACCACGATCACCCCGCGCGGTTCGAGCCGCTTGACGATGGCGTCGGCGATCTGGCTGGTCAGCCGTTCCTGAACCTGCGGACGCTTGGCGTAGAGGTCGACGACCCGCGCGAGTTTGCTCAGTCCGGTGACCTGTCCGCCCTGGCCGGGGATGTAGCCGACGTGCGCCACCCCGTGGAAGGAGACGAGATGGTGTTCGCAGGTCGAGTACATCGGGATGTCCTTGACCAGCACCAGTTCGTCGTGGTTCTCGTCGAAGATGGTGGCGAGAACCTCACTGGGATCCGTGTAGAGCCCGGCGAACATCTCCCGGTAGGCGTTGGCGACCCGGGTGGGGGTGCGCTTGAGCCCCTCACGATCAGGGTCCTCCCCCACCGCGATCAGCAGTTCACGGATCGCCGCCTCGGCGCGAACCTGATCGAACTGCCGGCCGCTGGGCGTGCGCGGGGCGAGTTCGTCGACCGCGCGATCCATGTCCTGCTGTTCACTGATGGTCATCGTGTCATCTGGTCCGTTCTGGAACGTGCGTTCGGCGCGACGGCGGGTGCCTCTAGTGTCGTGCGCCGGAGTCGTCGGGGCCGCGGTCGTCCGGATACCGGCCGGGAGAGCCGTATCCGGTCCCGTGGCCGTTCGCGCCGTTCGGATAGCCGTGGTCGCCGTGACCGTTCTGCGGCCCCGGAACGCCCTCACCGGAGTACCCGGCACCCGGATTGCCCGGCCGGCCCGGGTTTCCGGCGTAGCCCTGGGGACCGCTCGGGGACCCGTTGGGTCCGCCCTGCGGGGCGTCTTGCGGCGGCCAGCCCGGTGCCGACCAGTCGCGCGGAGCCCCGTAGTCGGGCCGGGTGCCGTGCGTGGGCTGGCCGGAATACCCGCCCGAGCCCTGGTATCCGCCCGAGCCCTGATGTCCGCCGGCCCCCTGGTAGCCGCCGTAGGGCTGACCGGGCGCCGACTGCGGCGGGTAGGCCGGTGGATACGACTGCCCCGGCGTCGGGTTCGGATAGCCGGGTTCGGCGCCCGGATGTCCGGACGGTCCGCCCGCACCCACCGGCTCCGGGATCGGCTCGGGCGCCGGCGGCGGCCATGGCTCACCGCGTTCGATCGCGAGCTCGCCCGGTGTTTTCACCGGCGGCTTCTCGCTCGGGGTGCGGTCGCCGAACTCGTTGAAGGTGGTGATCCGCGGCCGCTTGTGCACGTCGGCGAAGATGGCTTCGAGATCCTTGCGGGTCAGCGTCTCCTTGTCCAACAGTTCCGACGCGAGGACATCGAGGGTGTCGCGGTACTCCGACAGGATCGCCCACGCCTCGGTGTGCGCGGCCTCGATCAGCCGGCGTACCTCTTCGTCGATCTCGCTGGCGATCTCCGCCGAGTACGACGCCTGGTTGCCCATCGACCGGCCCAGGAAGGGGTCGCCCTGTTCCTGGCCGTAGTGCACCGCGCCGAGTTTGGCACTCATGCCGTACTCGGTGACCATCGCGCGGGCGATCTTGGTCGCCTGGTCGATGTCGCTCGACGCGCCGGTGGTCGGCTCGTGGAAGACGAGTTCCTCGGCGGCCCGTCCGCCCATGGCCATGACCAGACGCGCGATCATCTCCGAGCGGGTCATCAGGTCCTTGTCCTGCTCGGGTACCGCGAGGGCGTGTCCGCCGGTGCGGCCGCGGGCCAGGATGGTGACCTTGTAGATCGGGTCGAGGTCGGGCATCGCCCAGGCCGCCAGGGTGTGGCCGCCCTCGTGGTAGGCGACCACCTTCTTCTCGTGTTCGCTGATGATGCGGCTCTTGCGGCGCGGGCCGCCGATGACGCGGTCGACGGCTTCCTCGAGCATCTCTGCGGTGATGGTGTTCTTGTGCTCGCGGGCCGCGAGCAGCGCGGCCTCGTTGACCACGTTGGCCAGGTCCGCGCCGGACATACCGGGTGTGCGTTTGGCCAGGCCGTCGAGGTCGGCGTCGTCGTCGATCGGCTTGCCGTTGGCATGCACCTTGAGGATCGCGCGGCGACCGGCGATGTCGGGGTTGCCGACCGGGATCTGCCGGTCGAAGCGGCCGGGCCGCAGCAGCGCCGGGTCGAGGATGTCGGGCCGGTTGGTGGCGGCGATCAGGATGATGCCGGAACGGTCACCGAAACCGTCCATCTCGACGAGCAACTGGTTCAGTGTCTGCTCGCGTTCGTCGTGGCCGCCGCCGAGTCCGGCGCCGCGCTGGCGGCCGACGGCGTCGATCTCATCGACGAAGATGATGCACGGGCTGTTGTTCTTGGCCTGCTCGAACAGGTCACGCACCCGGGAGGCGCCGACACCGACGAACATCTCCACGAAGTCCGAACCGGAGATGGTGAAGAACGGCACCCCGGCCTCGCCGGCGACGGCGCGGGCGAGCAGGGTCTTACCGGTTCCGGGCGGACCGAACAGCAGTACACCCTTGGGGATCTTGGCGCCGAGCGCCTGATAGCGGGTCGGGTTCTGCAGGAAGTCCTTGATCTCGTAGAGCTCTTCGACCGCCTCGTCGGCGCCGGCGACGTCGGCGAAGGTGGTCTTGGGCATGTCCTTGGTGAGCTGCTTGGCCTTGGACTTGCCGAATCCCATGACGCCGCCGCGGCCGCCGCCCTGCATGCGGTTCATGACGAAGAA containing:
- the lysS gene encoding lysine--tRNA ligase; the protein is MSNTPTTQNAPADAADDNTPEQLRIRREKREAILGEGREAYPVSIARTHSLSEIRAAHPDLEAGTETGEIVGVAGRIIFLRNKGKLCFATLQEGDGTQLQAMISFNGVGEDALVRWKAQVDLGDIVYVHGEVISSRTGELSVMADSWEMASKALRPLPVAHKEMNEETRVRQRYVDLIMRPEARANARTRIAVMSELRNALGRRGFLEVETPMLQTLHGGAAARPFVTHSNAFDMDLYLRIAPELFLKRCIVGGIERVFEINRNFRNEGADSTHSPEFAMLETYQAYGTYDDAAVMTRELVQEVSQGALGTLTPMMADGSEYDLSGEWTSLQMYPSLSEALGQEIVPMSGDAGTSVDELLTIADRVGLEVPKDKGYGHGKLVEELWEHMVGERLSQPVFVRDFPVETSPLVRAHRTVPGVAEKWDLYVRGFELATGYSELVDPVIQRERFVDQARLAAAGDDEAMRLDEEFLAAMEYGMPPTAGTGMGIDRLLMALTGLGIRETILFPLVKPRT
- a CDS encoding rhodanese-like domain-containing protein; its protein translation is MTAVLGTPVTTVTSSAGAAPLSAQATDYAALVASGTTPVDVRSQRKRQADGVLSGALAIDAAELLTRLTPGTPESLSSAHADARWLLISDDGHEAEWLAWHLQARGITGAVFVVGGYRALRRARVVGTISEQELAAISAH
- a CDS encoding type III pantothenate kinase; this translates as MLLTVDVGNTNIHLGVFAGAGEHATMVRDWRIHTEPNLTSDELALLVRGLLGSDVEQVTGVAALSTVPSLLRELRVMVPRYFGDGHHHVLLEPGVRTGVPLLVDNPKEVGTDRVANCVAAHHNYPKGPCIVVAFGTATVVDAISTKGEFLGGAIAPGVNLAVEALSEHTVTVRKVELMPPRSVLGKNTVEALQSGILYGFAGQVDALVDRVRDTIDGFDSDDVAVVATGFLAPLMFDECETLTAHHPYLTLDGLRLVYERSKQQRRR
- the panD gene encoding aspartate 1-decarboxylase gives rise to the protein MFRTMMKSKIHRVRVTQADLHYVGSVTIDQDLLDAADLLEGEQVTIVDINNGARLETYVIAGERGSGVIGINGAAAHLVHPDDLVIIIAYGIMNEQELREYSPSVVFVDDANRVLEAGDDPARVPEGSGLRDPRVLVDAVV
- the panC gene encoding pantoate--beta-alanine ligase, translated to MTTDLGDKPYTPGELTVHRDPATLHRITAALRRAGKRVALVPTMGALHAGHLELVRAAKASGNTVVIVSIFVNPLQFGVNEDLDAYPRTFDADCELLRPLGVELVFAPTVADMYPHGQRSMVHPGPAGAVLDGISRPTHFAGMLTVVLKLLTIVAPHAAYFGEKDYQQLVLIKQMVDDLNLDVDVVGVPTVRESDGLAMSSRNRYLDERQRDLATTLSAALVAGAHAAAGGRDAILAAAQSVLDAHPEIEVDYLALTGRQLEPPPERGDGRLLVAARVGPARLIDNVGVAIGTGFAGRDPEQPHH
- a CDS encoding Rossmann-like and DUF2520 domain-containing protein, whose amino-acid sequence is MTSPSDDLGPSGLRGDAPYLSGVSNLPTPARLTVGLISAGRVGTAVGAALEQAGHVVGAVVARSEASRRRATDRLPDSEILDLRSVVARSELLIVAVPDAALDAVVEEIAHSGALRPNTLVAHTAGAAGVGVLTPLAELGALPLAIHPAMTFVGTADDTVRLRQACFGVTAADEVGYAIAQALVLEMGGEPVRIAEADRVLYHAALAHGANHLITLITDAVAALNAAIEGRGGQAGRAAATVDGSGAMLAERILGPLVTASLQNVLELGPQALTGPVARGDAKAVADHLAALRTLPADGAGVTDIAEAYRVLARRTAGLTDAPADLIDVLETT
- a CDS encoding DUF6779 domain-containing protein, whose protein sequence is MTTSNGRSAEPRRSGRSVGQWLLGLLIVLAIAASILMVFTDQLSISGSLAVIAALWAAVIGAILVTKFRRQAESAEAKSRDLRLVYELQLEREIAARRQYELDVETTVRKEVSAEANEELADLKAQVLALRSSLEMLLGESLPDPRVALPSDKLRELASGIGAPGATGYRAGYGAGFGRDYATDDSVRAAQDFATTAPAADAGRRIPADLDPNEMTEVIPVITDEAPISGRIATEVPSEIADDHVEDAVLADDEMSAEESAPAGGYVDESPTDEWPPAEAEPETATSEVEEPVAPPEVAEPTHAEPLSATAAPEPSPESVPFATVGRHEGSGDEANPALQGRRRRRTDDSESAHSAGLPVSELLSQLRQSGAPGSGRRRRED
- a CDS encoding DUF3180 domain-containing protein, whose protein sequence is MTAPRRPPEENQESGLGPTRVRDLAAIAVVVAIVAWILVRYNYGSLPPMPLLAGLVLYILAALEAVIAFVVRARVASRDVGRARGQLHPLTAARVFALAKSSAILGAIAVGVWTGLLVFLWTRHDLAAAQHDRPGAIVGLIGGVLLVAAALWLEYCCRAPDDPTEDAVGGHPGPA